One genomic window of Odocoileus virginianus isolate 20LAN1187 ecotype Illinois chromosome 8, Ovbor_1.2, whole genome shotgun sequence includes the following:
- the URAD gene encoding putative 2-oxo-4-hydroxy-4-carboxy-5-ureidoimidazoline decarboxylase: protein MDIEKVNSMDFGEFMDVFGNVIERCPLIAAAVWSKRPFSDLGDLEKHFFAFIDGLPLSGQEGVLRCHPELAGRELQWGRLSAESQREQSAAGLQNLGAAERLRLSELTAQYRARFGFPFVLAVRLSDPAAAPRELARRLRCPPAQELRTALGEVKKICHLRLADLLGEQP from the exons ATGGACATTGAGAAGGtcaactccatggactttggAGAATTTATGGATGTGTTTGGAAACGTCATCGAGAGATGTCCTCTGATTGCAGCTGCGGTTTGGTCCAAACGCCCATTTTCTGACTTGGGAGATTTAGAGAAgcacttttttgcttttattgacgGTCTTCCACTGTCAG GCCAGGAGGGCGTCCTGCGCTGCCACCCGGAGCTGGCGGGTCGCGAGCTGCAGTGGGGCCGGCTCAGCGCCGAGTCGCAGCGGGAGCAGAGCGCCGCGGGCCTGCAGAACCTGGGCGCGGCCGAGCGGCTCCGGCTCAGCGAGCTCACCGCGCAGTACCGCGCGCGCTTCGGCTTCCCCTTCGTGCTCGCCGTGCGCCTCAGCGACCCGGCGGCGGCGCCCCGCGAGCTGGCGCGACGGCTGCGGTGCCCACCAGCGCAGGAGCTGCGCACCGCCTTGGGCGAGGTGAAGAAGATCTGTCACCTGCGTCTCGCCGACCTGCTCGGGGAGCAGCCATAG